AAGACACTGGACATCGTAACGCAAGACCCTTACAAGTTACCGGATCAACCTGTGGTGGAGAAGCTGTACGAACAAAAGAAATCAATCGCCTTCGCCATCGTCGGGGTGGATACGCGCAAAAACATCGGTATGTTAAACACGGATGTTCTGGTCGTAGCCGTCGCTAATCCGGTTACGCAAAAGCTGAGCATGGTATCGTTGCCCCGTGATACCCGCGTTCAAATCCCAGGATATCCAGGCTTTCACAAGGTCAATGAAGTATTTGCATTAGGGGAAAATATCAGGAAAGATGCGGAAATCAAAGGAAAGCCTGTTACAGAAAATGGCATGACGATGCTCAAGAAAACATTGAATCACATGCTGGGGATCTCGGTTGAGCATTATGTGCAGCTTGACTTTGAGGGCTTCACAGCGGTCATTGACAAGCTGGGCGGGATTACGGTTGATGTAGATCGCGATCTCGTATACGAACTGCCGAAGCAAGGTGTATACCGTAATTTGAAAAAAGGGAAACAAGTATTGAACGGAGAGCAGGCACTCGGCTTCGTCCGTCATCGCATCGACAGACGTGGAGACGCTTACAACTCGAGCGACTTCGATCGCAACCGCAGACAGCAGCAGGTGATTCGTGCTGTTGCAGAAAAGAGCATGTCCTTGGATGGATTATCGAGTTTGACAGCCGTACTGGATACCGTTGGTCAGCATATTAAAACCGATCTGTCGACAGACCAAATAAAAGGATTGGCCCTTGATTTTGCCAGCTTTTCGTCAAGCAACATGGTTACTTTGGATAATGGGGCGATCTGGAGCTCTCCTTATTCCTTGTGGCCGAGGGAGAACATGCAAGCTGTTCGAACTGCCCTGCAAACAGAAGTGGGTGTAGCTGGAGCGAGCGAACAGCTCAGTGATGCAGCTGTA
This genomic stretch from Brevibacillus sp. DP1.3A harbors:
- a CDS encoding LCP family protein; translated protein: MQAKNDKPQAPAKQPRKRIKRGQRSKRMYLLLAGCLFLCLLAVGAGFALNQLDKTLDIVTQDPYKLPDQPVVEKLYEQKKSIAFAIVGVDTRKNIGMLNTDVLVVAVANPVTQKLSMVSLPRDTRVQIPGYPGFHKVNEVFALGENIRKDAEIKGKPVTENGMTMLKKTLNHMLGISVEHYVQLDFEGFTAVIDKLGGITVDVDRDLVYELPKQGVYRNLKKGKQVLNGEQALGFVRHRIDRRGDAYNSSDFDRNRRQQQVIRAVAEKSMSLDGLSSLTAVLDTVGQHIKTDLSTDQIKGLALDFASFSSSNMVTLDNGAIWSSPYSLWPRENMQAVRTALQTEVGVAGASEQLSDAAVAEVAKVEMKAEKRAPAPKPKPTTGTKEQPKTQKPATPSPNPAPESTQEPVTPPTVPDGNGGESNPEPTDSNMPPPDILAPPAPATDSADVGQTG